AATCGCGTTCAGCGACCCCGCATCGCGCATGCCGCGGACAGGCTCCGGGCACGCGCGAACCAGCACAGAGGCAGCATCGGCTGCCTCTTTGCTTTTGTGCCGGAGCGGTTGGCCGGCACGGCCCGCCATCAGGGCTTACCCCCACATTCCGTGAGGCTTCCACGCCATGCCACGGCCACGCGGCCGCCGCATGCGCGATACTGTGGCCTTCGCGCCATGGCGCCACGGCCCGACCTGAGCATCGATGCGTCAAGCCAACACCTCACCCGTCCAGTTGACCGCAGCCGCCACCGGCGCCCTGCCGCGCGCGCTGCTGCTGGCCATCTGCATCATCTACGGCCTGGTCGGCCTGTTCGGGCGCGACCCTTGGAAGAACGAGGACGCCGCGGGCTTCGGCGTGATGTGGCAGCTGGCCACCGGCAGCACGCACGACTGGCTGATGCCGAACATCGTCGGCCGCCCGTACAGCGAGGACGGCCCGCTGGTGTTCTGGATCGGCGCGCTGATGATCCGCGGCTTTGGCGGCTGGCTGGGCGCGACCGACGCGGCGCGGCTGGCAACCGCGCTGTTCTTCTTCGCGACCTGCGCCTGCATCTGGTACACCACCTACCTGCTGGGCCGGCGCGATGAGGTCCAGCCCTTTGCCTACGCTTTCGGCGGCCAGCCCAATGCGCGCGACTACGGCCGCACGCTCGCCGACGGCGCGCTGCTGATCTTCCTCGCCTGCGTGGGCCTGGCCATGCGCGGGCACGAGACCACGCCGCAGGTTGGCCAGGTCGCGTTCATCGCGCTGGCGCTGTACGGCATGGTGCGCAGTCTCGACAAGCCGACCCAGGGCAGCCTGATCTATGGCGCCGCGCTGGGCGGCCTGACCCTTGCCAGCGGGCCGCTGCTGGCGCTGGCGCTGCTGCTGGGCACGGCAGTCTGCGCGCTGGTGTGCAGGCCGCTGCCATGGCGGCGGCTTGCCGCCGTCGCGATTCCGCTGGGCCTGCTGGTCGTGGCCGCATGGCTGGCGGCCGCGTATTTCGGCGCGGCCGACCGCAACGAGGCCGTCACGTTTATCCGCGAATGGTCGCGCTATGACCGCCGCAGCTACGGCTCGCCCAATATGGCGACGTTCGGCTTCAACATGCGCAACCTGTTCCTGTACACGTGGCCGGTGTGGCCGATCGCTGGCTGGGCCTGGATCGCCTGGACCGGGATGCGCCGCGCGCCCCATGTCGCGGCGCCGCTGGCGCTGCTGCTGCCGGTGCTGATCCTGCTGTTCCTGCAACGCAGTGCCGGCGACGTGCAGTTCATCCTGCTGCTGCCGCCGATGGCTGTGCTGGCCGCCTTTGCCCTGCCGACGCTGGCGCGCGGCGTGATCAACGCCATCGACTGGTTCGCGCTGCTGTTTTTCACTATCTTCGGCGGCACCGTGTGGTTCATGTGGATCGCCAAGACTACCGGCTGGCCGCCGCGCATCGCGCGCAATGTGTTTCGCCAGCTGCCGGGCTACCAGCATGAATTCACCGTCGCCGCGGTGATGTTTGCGCTGGCGGCGACGGTCGCCTGGGTTCTGATCGTGCGCTGGCGCCTGTCGCGCGCGCCAAAGCAGATCTGGCGCCCGGTGGTGATTTCCGCGGCCGGCACCACGCTGATGTGGGTGATGGCGATGACGCTGTGGCTGCCGTCGATCAACTACGGCAAGACCTATCGCGACGTGGCCCAGGCGGCGTCGATGGCGCTGCCCGCGGCCTACCAGTGCGTGCAGCCGATCCGCATGGGCGATGCGCAGCTGGCGTCGTTCGCGTACTTCGGCCATATCCGCTTCGGCGGGCCCAACGACGGCTGCGACGTGCTGCTGCGCCACGATTCGGTCGACTACGGCGAGCCGGGCAATATCTCGCACTTCGAGTGGCGGCTGATCTGGGAAGGCCGGCGCCCGGCCGACCGCGACGAGCGCTTCCGCATGTATCGCCTGGTCGATACCGCACGCGCAGTCCACCCGCGTCCGGACCTGCCGCGACGCCGCCTGCCGCGCCAGCCTTGAGGCGGGCCAGGTCCGCCGGTAGCCGCAGGTGGCCGTCAAGGTCGCCACCCCCGATACACCGCAGCGCCTGACGCGCCCCCGAACCATTCCGGCCGCAGGCGGCTGCGGGGCTGGACTGCCAGCCCGCCCCCTGCCGAGCCTTGAATGACATTGTTCCAAGACCTTCGCCGCATTGCCGCCCTGGCCGCCCCCGTGCTGGCCGGGCAACTCGCCGTGATCGCCTTCGGCGTGATCGATACCGTGATGGCCGGACGCGCGTCCGCCACCGACCTCGCTGCCGTAGGGCTGGGCGGATCGATCTACGTGACCATCTATATCAGCCTGATGGGCGTGTTGCAGGCGCTGTCGCCCATCGCCGGCCAGCTCTATGGCGCCGGCCGCCTCGAAGCCATCGGCGCGGAAGTCCGGCAGGCGGCATGGCTTGGGCTGGCGCTGGCGGTGCCCGGCGTGCTGCTGCTGGCTTTTCCCGGCCCCTTGCTCGCCTTCGCCAAGGCCCCGCCCGAGCTGGTGGAAAAGGCTACCGCTTACCTGCATTTCGGCGCCTTCGGCTTGCCGGCGGCCCTGGCCTTCCGCATCTACTCGGCGCTGAACAACGCGCTGTCCCGGCCGATCATGGTGACGGTGCTGCAGGTCGGCGGGCTGGCGCTGAAGGTGCCGCTCAATGCCTGGTTCATCCATGGCGGCCTGGGCGTGCCCGAGATGGGCGGCCCCGGTTGCGGCCTGGCCTCGACGCTGATCAGCTGGACCTGGTGCATTGCGGGGGTGCTGATCCTGCGGTATGGCAGCGCCTATCATGCGCTGCGCATCTTCGATACCTGGAGCTGGCCCGCCGCCGCGCCGCTGCGCGCACTGTTGCGGCTGGGCGTGCCGATGGGGCTGACCTACCTGATCGAGATCACGTCGTTCACGCTGATGTCTATCTTCATCACGCGCCTGGGCACGGTCACGCTCGCCGGCCACCAGATCATCGCCAACCTGGGGGCGGTAGCCTACATGCTGCCGCTGTCGCTGGGGATCGCCACCTCGACGCTGGTGGCGCAGCATCTCGGCGCGCGTGACCGGGCCGGCGCCAGCCGCCTCGCCTGGCGCGGCATCCGCATGGCGGTGCTGCTCGCGGTGCTGACCGGCGCCCTGCTGTGGCTGCTGCGCAAGCCGGTGCTGGACGCCTATGCCAGCGATCCCGCGGTGGTCGCTGCGGCGCTGCCGCTGGTGCTGTTCGTGGCGTTCTACCAGGCCTTCGACGCGGTGCAGGTGATGACGGCCTTTATCCTGCGCGCATACAAGATCGCGCTGATCCCGACGGTGATCTACGCCGGCTCGCTCTGGGGCATTGGACTGGGTGGCGGCTACGTGCTGGGCTTTGGCCTGATCGACGGCCTGCCCGCCTTCACGCGCGGCGCGAGCGGCTTCTGGCTGGCCAACAGCCTGAGCCTGGCCCTGGCGGGCGTGCTGCTGGTGCGGTATTTCAGCCGGGTCAGCAAGGATCCGGAAAACTGAATCGCTCACAAGGTCGCCCCAAGCAGGCGGCCAGCAGTTTCGATGCGTACAAAAGAAAAAGCCCGCTTGCGCGGGCTTTTCAAAATTGGCGGAGTGGACGGGACTCGAACCCGCGACCCCCGGCGTGACAGGCCGGTATTCTAACCGACTGAACTACCACTCCTTAGTCGGCTGCCGCCTCAAGCTATTGCTTGAGACGACATGCTGGACGTCTGATTACGCCCGGCTGTTTTGGCGTCCCCTAGGGGATTCGAACCCCTGTACTCACCGTGAAAGGGTGATGTCCTAGGCCTCTAGACGAAGGGGACAGAAACTTGTTGTTCAACGCGTTTTCTGCCTTGCGCTGGAAAGTCCGCCATCATAGCAGTCTTTTTCGCGCTTGGGAAGCCTCTTTTCAGACGCTTCCCAGATTCTGGTGGAGCTAAGCGGGATCGAACCGCTGACCTCTTGCATGCCATGCAAGCGCTCTCCCAGCTGAGCTATAGCCCCGTATCCGGTACTCTGGACGGTTACTGCTGGATTCTTCTGCCGCCGCAGCTTGCGCAGCGTTTGCAGCGAAGACAGGATTATATAGCGATTTTGACAACGAATGCAACATATTTTATTGCATTTACCGCGATTCACAACATAATCCCTCACCCAAAAGAAAAACCCGCATGGTGCAAACACCATGCGGGTTTAGTTTTGGCGGAGTGGACGGGACTCGAACCCGCGACCCCCGGCGTGACAGGCCGGTATTCTAACCGACTGAACTACCACTCCTTAGTCGGCTGCCACCTCAAGCTATCGCTCGAGACGACATGCTGGACGTCTGATTACGCCCGGCTGTTTTGGCGTCCCCTAGGGGATTCGAACCCCTGTACTCACCGTGAAAGGGTGATGTCCTAGGCCTCTAGACGAAGGGGACAGAAACTTGTCTTTCAACACGTTCCGTCTGGCACCAACCGATACTGCATGGCTGGCGCCTGAATCTTGGTGGAGCTAAGCGGGATCGAACCGCTGACCTCTTGCATGCCATGCAAGCGCTCTCCCAGCTGAGCTATAGCCCCATGGTACTTCTATTTACTGCCACTTGCTGCATTTTCGCTTGAATTAACTACCGTTTCAAGCGAAGCCAAGATTATATATGAATCATTAATCTTTGCAAGCTCCCGTTTCAGCTTTTTTCGCCTGCCTGCACTTTGATAATCCGTACAGAACTGACGAGGATCCTTCCGGATCCGCCGGCCCGCTTGGTCGTTGACCGCGCTGCAGGGAGAACGAGATTATGCGCAAGTCCCCGCCGAAGCGCAAGCCCCGGCGCGGACTTTTTTGCGTCTTTTTGGGAGGCGCCCGGTGGCGCCTCGGTTGCTCGCTGGTTGCTCGCTTGGTTGTTCGATCAGGCAGCGGCAGCCAGGCGGCGCAACACCGTGTCGCGTCCGAACAGTTCCAGTACCGCGTCGATGCTCGGCGTCTGCAGCTGCCCCGCCACCAGCAGGCGCACCGGCATGGCCAGCTTGGGCATCTTCAGTCCGAACTCGGCCAGCACGGCCTTGAAGGTGGCGCTGATCTCCTCTCGCGTCCACGACGGCAACGCGCCCAGCCGGGCCGACAGCGCGGCCAGCGCAGGCTGGATTTCCGGTGTCAGGTGTTCGGCCTTGAGCGCGGCATCGGCCTGCGGCTCGCCGCGATAGAACAGCAACGCTGCCTGCGCGACTTCCTTCAGCGTGTTGGCACGGTCCTTCACCAGCGCGATCACGCCGACCAGGTCCGCGCCCTCCACCTTGCCGCCCAGCGCCTCGATGAACGGCTGCGTCAGCGTGGCCAGGCGCTGGTTGTCGCCCACCTTGATGTAGTGGTTGTTGAGCCAGGCCAGCTTCTCCGGGTTGTACTGGGCAGGCGACTTGCCCAGGTGCTCGAGGTCGAACCACTCGACGAACTGTTCGCGCGAGAAGATCTCGGCATCGCCGTGGGCCCAGCCCAGCCGCGCCAGGTAGTTCAGCACCGCCTCCGGCAGGTAGCCCTCGTCACGGTACCCGGTCACGCTCATCGCGCCATGGCGCTTGCTCATCTTCTCGCCCTGCTCGTTGAGCACGGTCGGCAGGTGCGCATAGACCGGCGGCGTGCCGCCCAGCGCGCGGATGATGTTGATCTGGCGCGGCGTGTTGTTGACATGGTCGTCGCCGCGGATCACGTGCGTGATGCGCATGTCCAGGTCGTCCACCACCACGCAGAAGTTGTAGGTGGGCGTGCCGTCGGGGCGCGCGATCACAAGGTCGTCAAGCTCGTCGTTGGAAATCTCGATGCGGCCCTTGACCGCGTCGTCCCACACCACGCTGCCGCCGATCGGGTTCTTGAAGCGAATCACCGGGTCCACGCCGGCCGGCGGTTCGGGCAGGACCTTGCCCGGCTCCGGGCGCCAGAAGCCGTTATAGCGCGGCTTCTCGCCGCGCTCGCGCTGCGCTTCACGCAACGCGTCCAGCTCTGCCGTGCTCATGTAGCAACGGTAGGCCAGCCCGGCCTCGACCATCTGGGCCACCACCTCGCGATAGCGGTCCATGCGCTGCATCTGGTAGAACGGCCCTTCGTCGATATCCAGCTCCAGCCAGGCCATGCTCTCGAGGATCACGTCGACCGCTTCCTGCGACGAACGCTCGACGTCGGTGTCCTCGATGCGCAGGATGAAGTCGCCTTGCATGCGGCGGGCGAAGGCCCAGGGATAGAGCGCGGAGCGGATGTTGCCGAGATGGATGAAGCCGGTCGGGCTCGGCGCAAAACGGGTGCGGACGCGTTGGGTCATGATCAGGGGAAAAACAAGAAAGCCCGCGCGCGGCGGCGCGCAGGCTGGTGTATGTGCGGGCCCTGCATTATACCAACGCGTATTGCCCGGCTTCGCAACCCTCGCCTGACCCGCGGCACGCACCGGCGCCGGGCGGAATCATTTATGCTTGCGCCGGTCTGAGCTGTGGCTGGCAGCCAGGCCGTGCGATGCGAACATGCCCGAAGCAGCACCCGCACCGCCTCGCCGCCGCCGCCGGCCTCATCTCGTTACCCATTCCCCGCTGCATGCAACGACGTCATTTCCTCGGCATTTCCGCCGCCGCCCTGCTGGCGGGCTGCGCCTTTGGCCCGCGCCCCGCGCCACCGGTCGCAGCCACGCCACCCGCCCCGCGGCCCGTCAAGATCGGCCTGGCGCTGGGCGGCGGCGCGGCGCGCGGCTTTGCCCATATCGGCGTGATCAAGGCGCTCGAGGCCCAGGGCATCCACGCCGACCTGGTGACCGGCACCAGCGCCGGCGCGGTCGTGGCGGCGCTGTACGCCAGCGGGCTCAATGGCTTCCAGCTGAACAAGCTTGCCCTGACCATGGACGAGGCCGCCATCGCCGACTGGGCCCTGCCGTTCGGCACGCGCTTCGGCGGCTGGCTCAAGGGCGAGGCCCTGCAGAACTACGTCAACCGGCTGGTGCAGAACCGCACCATCGAAGCCATGAAGCTGCCGCTG
The window above is part of the Cupriavidus taiwanensis LMG 19424 genome. Proteins encoded here:
- a CDS encoding ArnT family glycosyltransferase → MRQANTSPVQLTAAATGALPRALLLAICIIYGLVGLFGRDPWKNEDAAGFGVMWQLATGSTHDWLMPNIVGRPYSEDGPLVFWIGALMIRGFGGWLGATDAARLATALFFFATCACIWYTTYLLGRRDEVQPFAYAFGGQPNARDYGRTLADGALLIFLACVGLAMRGHETTPQVGQVAFIALALYGMVRSLDKPTQGSLIYGAALGGLTLASGPLLALALLLGTAVCALVCRPLPWRRLAAVAIPLGLLVVAAWLAAAYFGAADRNEAVTFIREWSRYDRRSYGSPNMATFGFNMRNLFLYTWPVWPIAGWAWIAWTGMRRAPHVAAPLALLLPVLILLFLQRSAGDVQFILLLPPMAVLAAFALPTLARGVINAIDWFALLFFTIFGGTVWFMWIAKTTGWPPRIARNVFRQLPGYQHEFTVAAVMFALAATVAWVLIVRWRLSRAPKQIWRPVVISAAGTTLMWVMAMTLWLPSINYGKTYRDVAQAASMALPAAYQCVQPIRMGDAQLASFAYFGHIRFGGPNDGCDVLLRHDSVDYGEPGNISHFEWRLIWEGRRPADRDERFRMYRLVDTARAVHPRPDLPRRRLPRQP
- a CDS encoding MATE family efflux transporter — encoded protein: MTLFQDLRRIAALAAPVLAGQLAVIAFGVIDTVMAGRASATDLAAVGLGGSIYVTIYISLMGVLQALSPIAGQLYGAGRLEAIGAEVRQAAWLGLALAVPGVLLLAFPGPLLAFAKAPPELVEKATAYLHFGAFGLPAALAFRIYSALNNALSRPIMVTVLQVGGLALKVPLNAWFIHGGLGVPEMGGPGCGLASTLISWTWCIAGVLILRYGSAYHALRIFDTWSWPAAAPLRALLRLGVPMGLTYLIEITSFTLMSIFITRLGTVTLAGHQIIANLGAVAYMLPLSLGIATSTLVAQHLGARDRAGASRLAWRGIRMAVLLAVLTGALLWLLRKPVLDAYASDPAVVAAALPLVLFVAFYQAFDAVQVMTAFILRAYKIALIPTVIYAGSLWGIGLGGGYVLGFGLIDGLPAFTRGASGFWLANSLSLALAGVLLVRYFSRVSKDPEN
- the gltX gene encoding glutamate--tRNA ligase, which gives rise to MTQRVRTRFAPSPTGFIHLGNIRSALYPWAFARRMQGDFILRIEDTDVERSSQEAVDVILESMAWLELDIDEGPFYQMQRMDRYREVVAQMVEAGLAYRCYMSTAELDALREAQRERGEKPRYNGFWRPEPGKVLPEPPAGVDPVIRFKNPIGGSVVWDDAVKGRIEISNDELDDLVIARPDGTPTYNFCVVVDDLDMRITHVIRGDDHVNNTPRQINIIRALGGTPPVYAHLPTVLNEQGEKMSKRHGAMSVTGYRDEGYLPEAVLNYLARLGWAHGDAEIFSREQFVEWFDLEHLGKSPAQYNPEKLAWLNNHYIKVGDNQRLATLTQPFIEALGGKVEGADLVGVIALVKDRANTLKEVAQAALLFYRGEPQADAALKAEHLTPEIQPALAALSARLGALPSWTREEISATFKAVLAEFGLKMPKLAMPVRLLVAGQLQTPSIDAVLELFGRDTVLRRLAAAA